One window of the Chlamydiales bacterium STE3 genome contains the following:
- a CDS encoding Ribosome-binding ATPase YchF (Product derived from UniProtKB/Swiss-Prot:P44681;Gene name derived from UniProtKB/Swiss-Prot:P44681), with protein sequence MPGLACGIVGLPNVGKSTLFNALTSNKAEASNYPFCTIDPNVGVVEVIDERLKVLSDLSQSKKIIYATMEFVDIAGLVAGASQGEGLGNKFLANIRETDAIVHVVRCFESTDIVHVAGKVDPIKDIEVINLELQYSDLQTAENVYSRLEKQAKSKKELIPLLDCLKKIQLHLNEGRPVRSLELTDEEKELIKPYPFLTAKKVLYVANVDDSDLPSMENAFVQKVREYALNEGNSMITICAKIEEEIAQLDMADRLQFLESMGLNETGLNRLIKTSFNMLDLITYLTTGEMETRAWTIAKGTKAPQAAGKIHSDIEEGFVRAEVIAFEDMVKYQGRAGVKEAGKMRAEGRDYVVQDGDIMNFLHNKRS encoded by the coding sequence ATGCCTGGTCTAGCCTGTGGGATCGTCGGTTTACCGAATGTAGGAAAATCGACACTTTTTAATGCACTGACATCGAATAAAGCTGAAGCTTCAAATTACCCTTTTTGTACGATTGATCCGAATGTCGGGGTTGTTGAGGTGATCGATGAACGATTAAAGGTGCTAAGTGATCTTTCTCAGAGTAAAAAAATTATCTACGCGACAATGGAGTTTGTGGATATCGCAGGCCTGGTTGCTGGAGCCTCTCAAGGGGAGGGGTTAGGAAATAAATTTCTTGCTAATATCCGTGAAACGGATGCAATTGTGCATGTTGTCCGTTGTTTTGAATCGACCGATATTGTTCACGTCGCAGGAAAGGTAGACCCTATTAAGGACATTGAAGTCATTAATCTCGAATTACAGTACTCTGATTTACAAACTGCAGAAAATGTGTATAGTCGACTTGAAAAACAAGCTAAAAGTAAAAAAGAGCTTATCCCTCTTTTAGATTGCCTTAAAAAAATTCAGCTACACCTTAATGAAGGGAGACCTGTCCGCTCTTTAGAGTTGACTGATGAAGAGAAAGAGCTGATCAAGCCTTACCCTTTTTTAACAGCCAAAAAAGTTCTTTACGTTGCCAACGTAGATGATAGCGATCTTCCCTCCATGGAAAATGCCTTCGTCCAAAAAGTGAGAGAGTATGCTTTAAATGAAGGCAATAGCATGATTACAATTTGCGCAAAAATTGAAGAGGAGATTGCTCAACTCGACATGGCAGATCGTTTACAATTCCTGGAGAGCATGGGGTTAAACGAAACAGGATTAAATCGCCTGATAAAAACATCGTTTAACATGCTCGATCTCATTACCTATCTAACTACAGGAGAAATGGAGACTAGAGCTTGGACCATTGCCAAAGGGACAAAGGCTCCTCAGGCTGCAGGAAAAATTCACTCAGATATTGAAGAGGGGTTTGTGCGTGCAGAGGTAATCGCTTTTGAAGATATGGTAAAGTACCAAGGACGAGCAGGTGTCAAGGAGGCAGGAAAAATGCGCGCTGAAGGACGTGACTACGTTGTTCAGGATGGTGATATTATGAATTTCTTACACAATAAAAGATCATGA